The Nocardioides humi genome includes a region encoding these proteins:
- a CDS encoding glycosyltransferase, translating to MAVLLVSHDGSTWLPAVLDGLLAQTTPPTRVVAVDTGSRDGSADLIRAALADRLPLELRTLPGDTGFPDAVADGLVALAEAGAAPEWVWILHDDANPAPAALAALLAAAADRPDADILGPKLREWPSLRRLLELGVTISGTGRRETGLERGEYDQGQHDEVREVLAVNSAGMLVRRQVLEELGGFDAALPIFGNDIDLGWRAAAAGRTTLIVPSAVVFHAEAAHRGVRRTPLTGRHTHFQERRAALFTLLANARGATLPLQVLRLTLGSLLRVLGLLCVRAVGEALDELAALVAVLRHPGQVRAARRARRAAAGPGGTDRARVRRLLAPWWLPYRHGLDFVGDLAAAATNQAADVAERRRVAAAERDAATAPPPARHRDEDEEFADTGLVVRFLTNPVAVATAITVVALLVGVRDVVGGIAGGALSPAPGSVGDWWALHLEGHHPIGFGSDVPAPPYVLLLAVLGLPFGPSLLMSLLMALAAPLGLWGAWRFLRVVGRLVTPYGAPRWLLLWGSVTWALVPLVAGAWGGGRWGIVVAAAVLPWMAHAALGFADPDAGHRWRAGWRTGLALALLTAVAPPAWLVVTLLVVVLLGCAVRLIPGEVRERSVWGPPVAALAVPLLVLLPWWLPALFEGGFAGTVLDIGRWPTAATSGWDLLAGRLGGLGAPAAVGLVLPVLALLALVPRATRIPVVVCWLVAAVTAVVAVPLAMARIDIAGPVGQQPGLGAVLLVLQGAWVTAILLGGLSLHHLGDQPKPAQAGLALAGVAGLVAPLVGLVWFAGWGAEELRDPPASDVPVYMAQRAEQAEQNGVLVLRGSRDTGLRYDVHRGDGPTVGEDEIAALTPEDPDITAIIRSLVTSPDPDAVTRLSGLGIRYVVQAAPADGAIAASLDATSGLVQASSERGTRAWQLSPEPGPPAGHHAWLRWLLLLVQAGAIPVLVVLALPPLRRNRDE from the coding sequence GTGGCTGTCCTCCTGGTCAGCCACGACGGCAGCACCTGGCTGCCGGCGGTCCTCGACGGCCTGCTCGCGCAGACCACGCCCCCCACGCGCGTCGTGGCCGTCGACACCGGCAGCAGGGACGGCAGCGCCGACCTGATCCGGGCCGCGCTGGCCGACCGGCTGCCCCTCGAGCTGCGCACGCTGCCCGGCGACACCGGGTTCCCCGACGCCGTCGCGGACGGCCTGGTAGCGCTCGCCGAGGCCGGCGCCGCGCCCGAGTGGGTGTGGATCCTCCACGACGACGCGAACCCCGCGCCCGCCGCGCTCGCCGCGCTGCTCGCGGCCGCCGCCGACCGTCCCGACGCCGACATCCTCGGCCCCAAGCTGCGCGAGTGGCCCTCGCTGCGCCGGCTGCTCGAGCTCGGCGTCACCATCAGCGGCACCGGTCGCCGGGAGACCGGCCTGGAGCGCGGCGAGTACGACCAGGGCCAGCACGACGAGGTCCGCGAGGTGCTCGCGGTCAACTCCGCCGGCATGCTGGTGCGCCGCCAGGTGCTCGAGGAGCTCGGCGGCTTCGACGCCGCGCTGCCGATCTTCGGCAACGACATCGACCTCGGCTGGCGCGCCGCCGCGGCCGGCCGGACCACGCTGATCGTCCCGTCGGCCGTCGTCTTCCACGCCGAGGCCGCCCATCGCGGCGTACGACGCACGCCGTTGACCGGGCGCCACACCCACTTCCAGGAGCGCCGCGCCGCGCTCTTCACCCTCCTGGCCAACGCCCGCGGCGCGACCCTGCCGCTGCAGGTGCTGCGGCTCACCCTCGGCTCGCTGCTGCGGGTCCTCGGCCTGCTCTGCGTGCGCGCGGTCGGCGAGGCGCTCGACGAGCTGGCCGCCCTGGTCGCCGTCCTGCGCCACCCCGGCCAGGTCCGCGCCGCCCGGCGTGCGCGACGTGCGGCCGCCGGGCCCGGCGGCACCGACCGGGCCCGGGTACGACGCCTGCTGGCGCCGTGGTGGCTGCCGTACCGGCACGGCCTCGACTTCGTCGGCGACCTCGCCGCCGCCGCGACCAACCAGGCCGCGGACGTCGCCGAGCGTCGCCGGGTCGCCGCCGCCGAGCGCGACGCGGCGACCGCCCCGCCGCCGGCGCGGCACCGCGACGAGGACGAGGAGTTCGCCGACACCGGCCTCGTCGTGCGCTTCCTCACCAACCCCGTCGCGGTCGCGACCGCGATCACCGTCGTCGCGCTCCTCGTCGGCGTGCGCGACGTCGTCGGCGGCATCGCCGGCGGCGCCCTCTCGCCGGCGCCGGGCAGCGTCGGCGACTGGTGGGCCCTCCACCTGGAGGGACACCACCCGATCGGCTTCGGCTCCGACGTCCCGGCGCCGCCGTACGTCCTCCTGCTCGCGGTGCTCGGCCTCCCGTTCGGCCCGTCCCTGCTCATGTCCCTGCTGATGGCCCTCGCCGCGCCGCTGGGCCTGTGGGGCGCGTGGCGGTTCCTGCGGGTCGTGGGCCGTCTCGTCACGCCGTACGGCGCCCCGCGCTGGCTGCTGCTGTGGGGGTCGGTCACCTGGGCGCTGGTCCCGCTCGTCGCCGGCGCGTGGGGCGGGGGCCGCTGGGGGATCGTGGTCGCGGCGGCCGTGCTGCCGTGGATGGCGCACGCCGCGCTGGGCTTCGCCGACCCCGATGCGGGCCACCGCTGGCGCGCCGGCTGGCGCACCGGGCTGGCCCTCGCGCTGCTCACCGCCGTCGCGCCGCCCGCCTGGCTGGTCGTGACGCTGCTCGTCGTCGTGCTGCTCGGCTGTGCGGTGCGGCTGATCCCCGGCGAGGTCCGGGAGCGCTCCGTGTGGGGCCCGCCCGTCGCCGCGCTGGCCGTGCCGCTGCTCGTGCTCCTGCCGTGGTGGCTGCCCGCCCTGTTCGAGGGCGGGTTCGCCGGCACCGTCCTCGACATCGGCCGCTGGCCCACCGCCGCGACCTCGGGCTGGGACCTGCTCGCCGGACGGCTCGGCGGCCTCGGCGCCCCGGCCGCGGTCGGCCTGGTGCTGCCGGTGCTCGCGCTGCTGGCCCTCGTCCCGCGCGCGACCCGGATCCCGGTCGTCGTGTGCTGGCTGGTCGCCGCCGTCACGGCCGTGGTCGCCGTACCCCTGGCGATGGCGCGGATCGACATCGCCGGCCCCGTCGGCCAGCAGCCCGGCCTGGGCGCCGTGCTGCTGGTGCTCCAGGGCGCGTGGGTCACCGCGATCCTGCTCGGCGGGCTCTCGCTGCACCACCTCGGCGACCAGCCGAAGCCCGCGCAGGCCGGGCTCGCCCTGGCCGGCGTCGCCGGGCTGGTCGCGCCGCTCGTCGGCCTGGTCTGGTTCGCCGGCTGGGGCGCCGAGGAGCTGCGCGACCCGCCGGCCTCCGACGTGCCGGTCTACATGGCCCAGCGCGCCGAGCAGGCCGAGCAGAACGGCGTGCTCGTGCTGCGGGGGAGCAGGGACACCGGCCTGCGGTACGACGTGCACCGTGGCGACGGCCCGACCGTCGGCGAGGACGAGATCGCCGCGCTGACCCCGGAGGACCCGGACATCACCGCCATCATCCGCTCGCTGGTGACCTCGCCCGACCCGGATGCGGTGACCCGCCTGTCCGGCCTCGGGATCCGCTACGTCGTCCAGGCCGCGCCGGCGGACGGCGCCATCGCGGCCAGCCTCGATGCCACCTCCGGCCTGGTCCAGGCCAGCTCCGAGCGCGGCACCCGTGCCTGGCAGCTGAGTCCCGAGCCGGGGCCGCCGGCGGGCCACCACGCCTGGCTGCGCTGGCTCCTGCTGCTGGTCCAGGCCGGTGCGATCCCGGTGCTGGTCGTGCTCGCCCTCCCGCCGCTGCGAAGGAACCGCGATGAGTGA
- a CDS encoding DUF5719 family protein, with product MPGRHRRRGDPARRTPAPSTAELTSATVVCPGGTRPASAVRVGRTPGVGGGELGILATQEDGTELVAGAPVTVEAGSTAVVPDGAGPVVLDGDGAAAPGITAGRDDPLAVPECRAPAYDEWLVGLGATARYATTLELVNPDEGEAVVDVALYDEEGPVEEPALRGIQVPAHGVQRIDLAAVAPRREMTAAHLSVTRGRVTVTARNTRDQLGRGRATTEFLPTQAAPDTENLILGVPSGARGATLFVANPGDDEVRARIRLVTADATFTPTDAPDVTVAPHALQTVDLRPLLSGESAAGVVGIVVEAAEPVAASVRLVRRKDLVLLAPAVEVREPTATVLPSGDKTLLLGDAIRTGVVHVTSYGPDGAVLREDQVEVAPDRAASLDLPPEAVLVAVEPRNTRIAGVVSLPTKGGQPGLATLRLRPAETHARIPVVSPD from the coding sequence GTGCCTGGGCGCCATCGGCGACGAGGAGACCCCGCTCGCCGGACCCCAGCCCCCAGCACGGCCGAGCTCACCTCGGCGACCGTCGTGTGCCCGGGCGGCACCCGCCCCGCGAGCGCGGTGCGGGTCGGCCGGACCCCGGGCGTCGGGGGCGGCGAGCTCGGCATCCTCGCCACGCAGGAGGACGGCACCGAGCTCGTCGCGGGCGCTCCGGTCACGGTCGAGGCGGGCAGCACCGCCGTCGTGCCGGACGGGGCCGGCCCGGTCGTCCTCGACGGCGACGGCGCCGCCGCGCCCGGCATCACCGCCGGCCGGGACGACCCGCTGGCCGTGCCCGAGTGCCGCGCCCCGGCGTACGACGAGTGGCTGGTCGGCCTGGGCGCGACCGCCCGTTACGCCACGACGCTCGAGCTGGTGAACCCCGACGAGGGCGAGGCCGTCGTCGACGTCGCGCTGTACGACGAGGAGGGGCCGGTCGAGGAGCCCGCGCTGCGCGGCATCCAGGTCCCGGCCCACGGCGTGCAGCGGATCGACCTGGCCGCCGTCGCGCCGCGGCGCGAGATGACCGCCGCCCACCTGAGCGTCACCCGCGGACGGGTGACCGTGACCGCGCGCAACACCCGCGACCAGCTCGGCCGCGGCCGCGCGACCACCGAGTTCCTGCCGACCCAGGCTGCGCCCGACACCGAGAACCTGATCCTGGGCGTGCCGTCCGGCGCGCGCGGGGCCACGCTGTTCGTCGCCAACCCCGGCGACGACGAGGTCCGCGCCCGGATCCGGCTGGTGACCGCCGACGCGACCTTCACCCCGACCGACGCGCCCGACGTCACCGTCGCCCCGCACGCCCTGCAGACGGTCGACCTCCGGCCGCTGCTCAGCGGCGAGAGCGCCGCCGGGGTCGTCGGGATCGTCGTCGAGGCCGCCGAGCCCGTCGCCGCCTCGGTCCGGCTGGTGCGGCGCAAGGACCTGGTCCTGCTCGCCCCCGCGGTCGAGGTGCGGGAGCCGACCGCGACGGTGCTGCCGTCGGGGGACAAGACGCTGCTGCTCGGCGACGCGATCCGGACCGGTGTGGTCCACGTGACGTCGTACGGCCCCGACGGGGCGGTGCTGCGCGAGGACCAGGTCGAGGTCGCCCCCGACCGTGCCGCCTCGCTCGACCTCCCGCCCGAGGCGGTCCTGGTCGCCGTGGAGCCGCGCAACACCCGGATCGCCGGGGTGGTCTCGCTCCCGACCAAGGGCGGACAGCCCGGGCTGGCGACGCTGCGGCTGCGCCCGGCCGAGACGCACGCCCGGATCCCGGTGGTCTCTCCCGACTAG
- a CDS encoding phosphomannomutase/phosphoglucomutase, whose amino-acid sequence MASATTSPENLSSVFKAYDVRGIVGEQLDEDLARATGAAYVDVLGVEAMVIGYDMRPSSPSLAGAFADGATSAGADVTMIGLASTDQLYFASGHLGLPGAMFTASHNPAQYNGIKMCRALAQPVGMESGLAEIRDRVAAGTPAVGSRTGSIGSHDVLQAYAAHLLALAPVAGRRMQAPLKVVVDAGNGMAGHTAPAVFGRLADQVEMVPLYFELDGTFPHHEANPIEPANLVDLQKAVIAERADIGLAFDGDADRCFLVDERGELVSPSTLTALIAARELAKEPGATVIHNLITSRAVPEIVAELGGTPVRTRVGHSFIKTTMAETDAIFGGEHSGHFYFRDFWRADSGMLAALHAMAALAESGRPLSELLAAYARYPLSGEINSTVADQDAVLAELAAAYGGQDGVAVDRLDGLSVSHADWAFNVRASNTEPLLRLNVEGKDESTMARVRDEVLATIRSSK is encoded by the coding sequence ATGGCCAGCGCCACGACGAGTCCGGAGAACCTGAGCAGCGTGTTCAAGGCCTACGACGTGCGCGGGATCGTCGGCGAGCAGCTCGACGAGGATCTGGCCCGGGCCACCGGTGCGGCGTACGTCGACGTGCTCGGCGTCGAGGCGATGGTGATCGGCTACGACATGCGGCCGAGCTCGCCCTCGCTTGCAGGCGCCTTCGCCGACGGCGCCACCTCGGCCGGTGCCGACGTGACCATGATCGGGCTGGCCTCGACCGACCAGCTGTACTTCGCCTCGGGGCATCTCGGCCTGCCCGGCGCGATGTTCACCGCGAGCCACAACCCGGCGCAGTACAACGGCATCAAGATGTGCCGGGCGCTGGCCCAGCCGGTGGGGATGGAGAGCGGCCTGGCCGAGATCCGCGACCGGGTCGCCGCCGGGACGCCGGCCGTCGGCTCGCGGACCGGCTCGATCGGCTCCCACGACGTGCTGCAGGCGTACGCCGCGCACCTGCTCGCCCTCGCCCCGGTCGCCGGCCGCCGGATGCAGGCGCCCTTGAAAGTGGTCGTCGACGCCGGCAACGGGATGGCCGGCCACACCGCGCCCGCCGTGTTCGGCCGCCTCGCCGACCAGGTCGAGATGGTGCCGCTGTACTTCGAGCTCGACGGCACCTTCCCCCACCACGAGGCCAACCCGATCGAGCCCGCCAACCTGGTCGACCTGCAGAAGGCGGTCATCGCCGAGCGCGCGGACATCGGCCTGGCCTTCGACGGCGACGCCGACCGCTGCTTCCTCGTCGACGAGCGGGGCGAGCTGGTCTCGCCGTCCACCCTCACCGCGCTGATCGCCGCCCGCGAGCTCGCCAAGGAGCCGGGCGCCACGGTGATCCACAACCTGATCACCTCGCGCGCCGTGCCCGAGATCGTCGCCGAGCTCGGTGGCACGCCGGTCCGGACCCGGGTCGGGCACTCCTTCATCAAGACCACCATGGCCGAGACCGACGCGATCTTCGGCGGCGAGCACAGCGGCCACTTCTACTTCCGCGACTTCTGGCGCGCCGACTCCGGCATGCTCGCCGCGCTGCACGCGATGGCCGCGCTCGCGGAGTCCGGCCGGCCGCTCTCGGAGCTGCTCGCGGCCTACGCCCGCTACCCGCTCAGCGGGGAGATCAACAGCACCGTCGCCGACCAGGACGCGGTGCTCGCGGAGCTGGCGGCGGCGTACGGCGGCCAGGACGGCGTCGCCGTCGACAGGCTCGACGGGCTGAGCGTCAGCCACGCCGACTGGGCGTTCAACGTGCGCGCCTCGAACACCGAGCCGCTGCTGCGGCTCAACGTCGAAGGGAAGGACGAGTCCACCATGGCCCGAGTCCGTGACGAGGTCCTCGCGACCATCCGGAGCAGCAAGTGA
- a CDS encoding SIS domain-containing protein: MVWFDESRLDDEAALATADLRLRTLAESGSRVRREVGGASDAIAEAVSRSIESRPRAVIAAGPDSRLLRAVLEPFCPVPFVAWPSPALPGWAGSLDLVVVLAPEGADAGTALAVAEAARRGCQLVVAAPPDSVVAEHATGRWTTLLPTSTGDQLATAVAMLSFLDQVHLGPTAEPDAVAEALDAVAIACSPNRDISINPAKMLAISLADAAPLLWGGSVLAARAARRVAESIRRTSGRTALAGDAEHLLPVVEAARPRNVFADPVADGAADRRPVLVILDDGADDPVVRDQRQRLEDAARSQDVRIEHVSSEATGEVARYASLLLSGTYAAEYLRLGLVAD; this comes from the coding sequence ATGGTCTGGTTCGACGAGTCCCGGCTGGACGACGAGGCGGCGCTCGCGACCGCCGACCTGCGGTTGCGCACGCTCGCGGAGTCCGGGTCCCGGGTACGCCGCGAGGTCGGCGGCGCCTCCGACGCGATCGCCGAGGCGGTCTCCCGCTCCATCGAGTCCCGCCCGCGGGCGGTGATCGCGGCCGGCCCCGACTCGCGGCTGCTGCGGGCGGTGCTCGAGCCGTTCTGCCCCGTGCCGTTCGTGGCGTGGCCGTCCCCGGCCCTGCCGGGGTGGGCCGGGAGCCTCGACCTCGTCGTCGTCCTCGCTCCCGAGGGCGCCGACGCCGGGACCGCCCTCGCCGTCGCGGAGGCCGCCCGACGCGGCTGCCAGCTCGTGGTCGCCGCGCCCCCGGACTCGGTCGTCGCCGAGCACGCCACCGGCCGCTGGACCACCCTGCTGCCCACGAGCACCGGCGACCAGCTCGCCACCGCCGTCGCCATGCTGTCCTTCCTCGACCAGGTGCACCTCGGGCCGACCGCGGAGCCCGACGCGGTGGCCGAGGCCCTCGACGCCGTCGCGATCGCCTGCTCGCCCAACCGCGACATCTCGATCAACCCCGCGAAGATGCTCGCCATCTCGCTCGCCGACGCCGCCCCGCTGCTCTGGGGCGGCTCGGTCCTGGCCGCCCGCGCCGCGCGCCGGGTCGCGGAGTCGATCCGGCGTACCTCGGGGCGCACCGCGCTCGCCGGCGACGCCGAGCACCTCCTCCCGGTCGTGGAGGCGGCCCGGCCGCGCAACGTGTTCGCCGATCCGGTCGCGGACGGCGCCGCGGACCGGCGCCCGGTGCTGGTCATCCTCGACGACGGCGCCGACGACCCCGTCGTACGCGATCAGCGGCAACGGCTCGAGGACGCCGCCCGCAGCCAGGACGTCCGGATCGAGCACGTCTCCTCGGAGGCGACCGGAGAGGTCGCCCGCTACGCCTCGCTGCTGCTCAGCGGGACCTATGCCGCGGAGTACCTGCGGCTGGGCCTGGTCGCCGACTGA
- a CDS encoding IclR family transcriptional regulator, protein MAQQRNGQVAAVAKAATLLDALARNEAATAIELARASAVDRTTVHRLLTTLEPTGLVQRSGSTWRLGSGAVGLGGAYVDQSALRRAALPYAIDLQRTLRERRAVISIDVLSGTEMLVVERLWNRRTPLATILDVGNRVSVTGSASGLAVLAALGEEGIAGDPALGELVESSAPAVRAGVERARARQGLAILSAGVRPDLDAMAVAVIGPAGAPIGSLVVAGQDISDHHATSDTARTLLIAARRASHELRTNSARAASRHEATRRRRRAE, encoded by the coding sequence GTGGCCCAGCAGCGCAACGGCCAGGTCGCTGCCGTCGCGAAGGCCGCGACATTGCTCGACGCCCTGGCGCGCAACGAGGCCGCGACCGCCATCGAGCTGGCGCGCGCCTCGGCCGTCGACCGCACGACGGTCCACCGCCTGCTGACGACCCTCGAGCCGACGGGGCTGGTCCAGCGTTCCGGCAGCACCTGGCGCCTGGGCTCCGGCGCAGTCGGACTCGGCGGAGCATACGTCGACCAGTCAGCTCTGCGCAGGGCTGCGCTCCCCTATGCCATCGACCTCCAACGGACCCTGCGCGAACGGCGTGCGGTCATCTCGATCGACGTTCTCTCCGGCACCGAGATGCTCGTGGTGGAGCGCCTGTGGAACCGGCGGACGCCACTGGCGACTATCCTCGACGTCGGCAATCGGGTCAGCGTCACGGGAAGTGCGAGCGGACTGGCCGTCCTCGCCGCACTGGGAGAGGAAGGGATCGCCGGCGATCCGGCGCTCGGCGAGTTGGTCGAGTCGTCCGCACCCGCCGTCCGCGCCGGCGTCGAGCGTGCCCGTGCCCGGCAGGGCCTCGCGATCCTCTCTGCCGGCGTACGCCCCGACCTCGACGCCATGGCGGTCGCCGTGATCGGGCCCGCGGGCGCACCGATCGGATCCCTGGTCGTCGCGGGACAGGACATCTCCGACCACCACGCGACCTCCGACACCGCACGCACGCTGCTGATCGCCGCGCGCCGCGCCTCCCATGAGCTCCGCACGAACTCCGCACGAGCGGCCAGCCGGCATGAAGCCACGCGCCGCCGAAGGCGGGCCGAGTGA
- a CDS encoding metallopeptidase family protein, whose product MEPPKTPGRRRDRRGRGMRGPAVLPLAATGHRPPLPRSRRETFDRIMLDVVTDIDARWSEHLGLVEYAVEDAPQLPDDWDSGRVPLSSLVRGSGTRPTRLVVFRRPLEHRAADRADLEAIVLTVVVEQVAELLGIEPGQVDPRYPADDD is encoded by the coding sequence GTGGAGCCACCGAAGACGCCCGGCCGGCGCCGGGACCGCCGCGGCCGCGGGATGCGCGGGCCGGCGGTGCTGCCGCTGGCGGCCACGGGACACCGGCCGCCGCTGCCGCGCAGCCGCCGGGAGACCTTCGACCGGATCATGCTCGACGTCGTCACCGACATCGACGCGCGCTGGTCGGAGCACCTCGGCCTGGTGGAGTACGCCGTCGAGGACGCGCCGCAGCTGCCGGACGACTGGGACTCCGGGCGGGTGCCGCTGTCGTCGCTGGTGCGTGGGTCCGGGACCCGGCCGACCCGGCTGGTCGTGTTCCGCCGGCCGCTGGAGCATCGTGCCGCGGACCGGGCCGATCTCGAGGCGATCGTGCTGACCGTCGTGGTCGAGCAGGTCGCGGAGCTGCTCGGCATCGAGCCCGGCCAGGTCGACCCGCGCTACCCCGCGGACGACGACTGA
- a CDS encoding DUF3499 domain-containing protein — translation MTTSPAPQSLRTCSRTACARRAVATLTYVYADSTAVLGPLATYAEPHAYDLCDVHSERLSAPRGWEVVRLALGTQQQGPSNDDLLALADAVREAARPMRREPVEQPREPGREVARKGHLRMLTTD, via the coding sequence ATGACCACCAGTCCGGCCCCGCAGAGCCTGCGGACGTGCTCGCGCACGGCCTGCGCGCGCCGTGCCGTCGCCACGCTGACCTATGTGTACGCCGACTCCACGGCCGTGCTCGGGCCGCTCGCGACGTACGCCGAGCCGCACGCCTACGACCTGTGCGACGTCCACAGCGAGCGGCTCTCCGCGCCACGCGGCTGGGAGGTCGTCCGGCTCGCCCTCGGCACCCAGCAGCAGGGTCCCAGCAACGACGACCTGCTCGCGCTCGCCGACGCCGTCCGCGAGGCCGCCCGCCCGATGCGGCGCGAGCCGGTCGAGCAGCCCCGCGAGCCGGGCCGTGAGGTCGCCCGCAAGGGCCACCTCAGGATGCTCACGACCGATTGA
- a CDS encoding coenzyme F420-0:L-glutamate ligase, whose translation MSVTVTAPDGVPEIRAGDDLAAALLTALGPGDLADGDVLVVTSKVVSKAEGRVVDGDREAWIDAETARLVALRGPTRIVRNRLGLTMAAAGVDASNVAQGSVVLLPLDPDASARRLRAAVAERRGVNVGVVVTDTAGRAWREGQTDIAIGAAGLAVLESFAGRVDAHGNELAVTAPAVADEIASAVELAQGKLGARPCAVLRGRADLVLPPGDDGPGAGALIRADGADLFGYGAREAVIQAVAARPAARTPFGSPVDAGDFVAALARAGIAARAAAPADVRTGRERRAAADIVAFAHGWESAETGDADTDLRFRPVTP comes from the coding sequence ATGAGCGTCACCGTGACCGCGCCCGACGGCGTCCCCGAGATCCGGGCCGGCGACGACCTCGCCGCCGCCCTGCTCACCGCCCTCGGGCCCGGCGACCTGGCCGACGGCGACGTCCTCGTCGTCACCAGCAAGGTCGTCAGCAAGGCCGAGGGACGCGTCGTCGACGGCGACCGCGAGGCGTGGATCGACGCCGAGACGGCGCGGCTCGTCGCCCTGCGCGGCCCGACCCGGATCGTGCGCAACCGCCTCGGGCTGACCATGGCCGCCGCCGGGGTGGACGCGTCCAATGTCGCGCAGGGCTCGGTCGTGCTGCTGCCGCTCGACCCGGACGCGTCGGCCCGGCGGCTGCGCGCCGCCGTCGCCGAGCGGCGCGGGGTCAACGTCGGCGTCGTCGTCACCGACACCGCCGGCCGGGCCTGGCGGGAGGGCCAGACCGACATCGCCATCGGCGCCGCCGGCCTCGCCGTCCTCGAGTCCTTCGCCGGACGCGTCGACGCCCACGGCAACGAGCTCGCCGTCACCGCCCCCGCCGTCGCCGACGAGATCGCCTCGGCCGTCGAGCTCGCCCAGGGCAAGCTCGGCGCCCGCCCGTGCGCCGTCCTGCGCGGTCGCGCCGACCTCGTCCTCCCTCCGGGGGACGACGGTCCCGGCGCCGGCGCGCTGATCCGCGCCGACGGCGCCGACCTCTTCGGGTACGGCGCCCGCGAGGCCGTGATCCAGGCCGTCGCCGCCCGGCCGGCGGCACGCACCCCGTTCGGCAGTCCCGTCGACGCGGGCGATTTCGTCGCCGCGCTCGCCCGCGCCGGGATCGCCGCGCGGGCGGCGGCCCCGGCCGACGTACGCACGGGGCGGGAGCGGCGCGCCGCCGCCGACATCGTCGCGTTCGCCCACGGCTGGGAGAGCGCGGAGACGGGCGACGCGGACACCGACCTGCGGTTTCGACCGGTGACTCCGTAG
- the cofD gene encoding 2-phospho-L-lactate transferase produces MTVLSGGMGGARFLQGLLHGIAAGTLPGVATDAHVTVVANNADDWWIHGLKVCPDLDTVMYTLGDGIDLDRGWGRRAETWSAKEELAAYGVEPTWFGLGDRDIATHLVRTQMLDAGYPLSQVTQALCRRWLTPAYGDALTLLPMTDDRVETHIAVADAESASGKRVVHFQEYWVRLRAEVPAEQVVFVGLDQSTPAPGVVEAITGADLVVLPPSNPVVSVGTILGVPGIRDAVRSTDARVVGLSPIVGDSHVRGMAEQMLTAIGVEVSAAGVGLNYGARSAGGVLDGWLVDERDAGQVARLEAAGIATAAVPLMMTDHDATAAMAAAAIGLVRG; encoded by the coding sequence TTGACCGTCCTCTCGGGCGGCATGGGCGGAGCCCGGTTCCTGCAGGGCCTGCTCCACGGCATCGCCGCCGGAACCCTACCCGGTGTGGCCACGGACGCCCACGTCACGGTGGTCGCCAACAACGCCGACGACTGGTGGATCCACGGCCTCAAGGTCTGTCCCGACCTCGACACCGTGATGTACACCCTCGGCGACGGCATCGACCTCGACCGCGGCTGGGGTCGGCGCGCGGAGACGTGGAGCGCCAAGGAGGAGCTGGCGGCGTACGGCGTGGAGCCGACCTGGTTCGGCCTCGGCGACCGCGACATCGCCACCCACCTCGTGCGGACCCAGATGCTGGACGCCGGCTACCCGCTGTCCCAGGTCACGCAGGCCCTGTGCCGGCGCTGGCTCACCCCGGCGTACGGCGACGCGCTGACCCTGCTCCCGATGACCGACGACCGCGTGGAGACCCACATCGCCGTCGCGGACGCCGAGAGCGCCAGCGGCAAGCGGGTCGTCCACTTCCAGGAGTACTGGGTCCGGCTGCGGGCCGAGGTGCCCGCCGAGCAGGTCGTGTTCGTGGGCCTGGACCAGTCCACCCCCGCGCCCGGCGTGGTCGAGGCGATCACCGGCGCCGACCTGGTCGTGCTGCCCCCGTCGAACCCGGTCGTGTCGGTCGGCACCATCCTCGGCGTACCCGGCATCCGCGACGCCGTCCGCTCCACCGACGCGCGCGTCGTCGGCCTCTCCCCCATCGTCGGCGACAGCCACGTGCGCGGCATGGCCGAGCAGATGCTGACCGCGATCGGCGTCGAGGTCAGCGCCGCCGGCGTGGGGCTCAACTACGGCGCCCGGTCGGCGGGCGGCGTGCTCGACGGCTGGCTGGTCGACGAGCGCGACGCCGGCCAGGTCGCGCGGCTCGAGGCGGCCGGCATCGCCACCGCCGCCGTGCCGCTGATGATGACCGACCACGACGCCACGGCCGCGATGGCCGCCGCCGCGATCGGCCTGGTGCGCGGATGA
- a CDS encoding Trm112 family protein has protein sequence MSAASRPEISPELLAIIVCPSCKGELTLTPAGDDVELVCGGCGLAYPVRDGIPVLLVDEARKPA, from the coding sequence GTGAGCGCCGCGAGCCGGCCGGAGATCTCGCCGGAGCTGCTGGCGATCATCGTCTGCCCGTCCTGCAAGGGGGAGCTGACGCTCACCCCCGCCGGCGACGACGTCGAGCTGGTGTGCGGTGGCTGCGGCCTCGCGTACCCGGTCCGCGACGGCATCCCGGTACTGCTGGTCGACGAGGCCCGCAAGCCGGCCTGA
- a CDS encoding WhiB family transcriptional regulator: MRELFLVEADSDELGWQERALCAQTDPEAFFPEKGGSTREAKKVCQTCEVRLECLEAALGNDERFGIWGGMSERERRKLKKKAV, from the coding sequence GTGAGGGAACTGTTCCTGGTCGAGGCAGATTCCGACGAGCTGGGGTGGCAGGAGCGCGCGCTGTGCGCGCAGACCGACCCCGAGGCGTTCTTCCCCGAGAAGGGGGGATCGACGCGCGAGGCGAAGAAGGTCTGCCAGACCTGCGAGGTGCGTCTGGAGTGCCTCGAGGCAGCGTTGGGCAACGACGAGCGCTTCGGTATCTGGGGCGGCATGTCGGAGCGTGAGCGCCGCAAGCTCAAGAAGAAAGCCGTGTGA